From the genome of Triticum aestivum cultivar Chinese Spring chromosome 3B, IWGSC CS RefSeq v2.1, whole genome shotgun sequence, one region includes:
- the LOC123071249 gene encoding calcium-binding protein 39 isoform X1 — MASTAEVVLSIKDSFLALPTKTGDRALEEVEKNISSLRQVLSGDGEAGANQEQVLQIALEICKEGVLSLFVQNLPSLGWGVRKDLVICWCILLGQKVDENYCCVKYIEDHVELLDFLVVCYKKSDLALNCGIMVRECIKHPTLAKYILESNSFELFFEYVELPNFDIASDALNTFKDLLTKHETVVSVYLSSHYEQFFERYTRILTSANYVTRRQSVKFLSEFLLEPSNSKIMKRYIQEVRFLNIMIGLLKDSSKNIKICAFHVFKVFVANPNKPRGIIEALRDNRKELLKLLHNLIASKGEDEFDEERDLIIQQIEKL; from the exons ATGGCGTCGACGGCCGAGGTGGTCCTCTCCATCAAGGACTCCTTCCTCGCCCTCCCCACCAAGACCGGCGACAGG GCTCTCGAAGAGGTTGAGAAAAACATCTCCTCGTTGCGGCAAGTGCTCTCTGGTGATGGAGAAGCAGGAGCAAATCAAGAGCAAGTCCTGCAAATAGCACTTGAAATTTGCAAGGAGGGCGTGCTTTCCCTCTTTGTTCAGAATCTACCTTCCTTGGGTTGGGGA GTAAGAAAAGATTTGGTTATTTGCTGGTGCATTTTGCTTGGGCAGAAAGTTGATGAGAATTATTGCTGTGTGAAGTATATTGAAGATCACGTGGAGCTTTTAGATTTCCTAGTTGTTTG CTACAAGAAGTCAGACCTTGCACTGAACTGTGGGATTATGGTGAGAGAATGCATAAAACATCCAACCCTTGCAAA ATATATCTTGGAATCCAATAGCTTTGAGCTGTTTTTCGAGTATGTTGAGCTGCCGAACTTCGACATTGCTTCTGATGCTCTAAACACCTTCAAA GATTTGCTTACCAAACATGAAACTGTTGTGTCTGTGTACTTGAGCTCCCACTACGAGCAG TTCTTTGAACGCTACACAAGGATCTTAACATCAGCTAATTATGTAACAAGGCGTCAGTCGGTGAAG TTCCTTTCAGAATTTCTATTGGAGCCTTCAAACTCTAAAATAATGAAGCGATACATTCAGGAAGTTCGTTTCCTAAATATTATGATTGGTCTACTGAAG GATTCAAGCAAAAATATCAAAATATGTGCCTTCCACGTTTTTAAG GTGTTCGTTGCCAATCCAAACAAGCCTCGTGGTATTATTGAAGCTTTGCGAGACAATCGCAAAGAATTGTTGAAACTACTCCACAATCTTATTGCAAGTAAAG GCGAAGATGAATTTGACGAGGAGAGAGACCTGATCATTCAGCAAATCGAGAAGTTGTAA
- the LOC123071249 gene encoding degreening-related gene dee76 protein isoform X2 — protein sequence MRPESIRACPLQLFLDHRTESKKRALEEVEKNISSLRQVLSGDGEAGANQEQVLQIALEICKEGVLSLFVQNLPSLGWGVRKDLVICWCILLGQKVDENYCCVKYIEDHVELLDFLVVCYKKSDLALNCGIMVRECIKHPTLAKYILESNSFELFFEYVELPNFDIASDALNTFKDLLTKHETVVSVYLSSHYEQFFERYTRILTSANYVTRRQSVKFLSEFLLEPSNSKIMKRYIQEVRFLNIMIGLLKDSSKNIKICAFHVFKVFVANPNKPRGIIEALRDNRKELLKLLHNLIASKGEDEFDEERDLIIQQIEKL from the exons ATGAGGCCGGAGTCCATTCGTGCGTGCCCGCTCCAGTTATTCTTGGATCACAGAACTGAGAGTAAGAAAAGG GCTCTCGAAGAGGTTGAGAAAAACATCTCCTCGTTGCGGCAAGTGCTCTCTGGTGATGGAGAAGCAGGAGCAAATCAAGAGCAAGTCCTGCAAATAGCACTTGAAATTTGCAAGGAGGGCGTGCTTTCCCTCTTTGTTCAGAATCTACCTTCCTTGGGTTGGGGA GTAAGAAAAGATTTGGTTATTTGCTGGTGCATTTTGCTTGGGCAGAAAGTTGATGAGAATTATTGCTGTGTGAAGTATATTGAAGATCACGTGGAGCTTTTAGATTTCCTAGTTGTTTG CTACAAGAAGTCAGACCTTGCACTGAACTGTGGGATTATGGTGAGAGAATGCATAAAACATCCAACCCTTGCAAA ATATATCTTGGAATCCAATAGCTTTGAGCTGTTTTTCGAGTATGTTGAGCTGCCGAACTTCGACATTGCTTCTGATGCTCTAAACACCTTCAAA GATTTGCTTACCAAACATGAAACTGTTGTGTCTGTGTACTTGAGCTCCCACTACGAGCAG TTCTTTGAACGCTACACAAGGATCTTAACATCAGCTAATTATGTAACAAGGCGTCAGTCGGTGAAG TTCCTTTCAGAATTTCTATTGGAGCCTTCAAACTCTAAAATAATGAAGCGATACATTCAGGAAGTTCGTTTCCTAAATATTATGATTGGTCTACTGAAG GATTCAAGCAAAAATATCAAAATATGTGCCTTCCACGTTTTTAAG GTGTTCGTTGCCAATCCAAACAAGCCTCGTGGTATTATTGAAGCTTTGCGAGACAATCGCAAAGAATTGTTGAAACTACTCCACAATCTTATTGCAAGTAAAG GCGAAGATGAATTTGACGAGGAGAGAGACCTGATCATTCAGCAAATCGAGAAGTTGTAA
- the LOC123071250 gene encoding skin secretory protein xP2-like has protein sequence MQMNNKEPAADGKTPVTICSRLQRAFHARPVFGPLRRLTGQPHDGGAAATGVPSGAPAATHGGAPPPTVLPARAPAPSPVGKAPAPKAAPVILPAVPQKPAAAKGGGKPGQVLGSTPTVAATTSKVPEKAAGGIPVPVPPPAVMAGRPAADAKAGDNKAQQTKGKIRVSSRVRKALASSK, from the coding sequence ATGCAGATGAACAACAAGGAGCCGGCCGCCGACGGCAAGACGCCGGTTACCATCTGCAGCAGGCTTCAAAGAGCCTTCCACGCTCGGCCGGTCTTCGGGCCTCTTCGCCGCCTCACGGGCCAACCCCATGACGGCGGAGCTGCCGCTACCGGCGTACCCTCGGGAGCGCCTGCCGCGACGCACGGTGGTGCACCGCCACCGACTGTATTGCCGGCACGTGCACCGGCGCCGTCTCCAGTAGGCAAAGCTCCGGCACCTAAGGCGGCACCGGTGATCCTGCCCGCGGTGCCACAGAAACCGGCTGCTGCCAAGGGAGGTGGCAAGCCTGGGCAGGTCCTCGGGAGCACTCCTACCGTCGCTGCAACCACGAGCAAGGTTCCCGAGAAGGCGGCAGGGGGGATCCCGGTACCGGTGCCACCGCCGGCGGTCATGGCTGGAAGGCCGGCAGCGGACGCGAAGGCTGGGGACAACAAGGCGCAGCAGACAAAGGGGAAGATCAGGGTGAGCTCCAGGGTCCGCAAGGCCTTGGCCTCATCCAAGTAG